In one Arachis duranensis cultivar V14167 chromosome 9, aradu.V14167.gnm2.J7QH, whole genome shotgun sequence genomic region, the following are encoded:
- the LOC107466401 gene encoding protein NUCLEOLAR COMPLEX ASSOCIATED 4 (The sequence of the model RefSeq protein was modified relative to this genomic sequence to represent the inferred CDS: added 100 bases not found in genome assembly) — MAPNKTKKNKKGRYGVAEIKTLGNDLLSSASNINNLPLLLNFVNPSSPPHHLLESLLSLHSFFLPLLPTLPSSSSRAADAKGSEHQSHFIYNAWLRSKFDELVKSLLEVLVSPRQQQEEQEAVKEVVLDTLMEFVKVANGGRFHSAIYHRFLHSIVHSESSVEFLVDLLTAKYFKYIDVCYFTVISLKKLATTLEGKDQSEDKSENADVADASQLSSSTERVIHNIYYTISRVAPFENSDNTSDLEMWSRSENEHKQPCGDVNADDKQVKPGKHDNSVLSAAKIAKKMKLKFTQAWLSFLRLPLPLDVYKEVLVNLHQVVIPHLSNPVMLCDFLTRSYDIGGVVSVMALSSLFILMTQYGLEYPNFYEKLYVLLVPSIFMAKHRARFFQLLDSCLKSPLLPAYLAASFAKKMSRLLLSIPPSGALVITALIHNILRRHPSINCLVHREDQVDEGKGDKATDEATAANSDDAKVSASQKLGIDHFNYGEPNPKKSNAMRSSLWEVDTILQHYCPPVSRFALSLENDLTVRAKTSEVNVGDFSSGSYATIIGAEMSRRVKQVPLAFYKSTPSTLFSDADFAGWTFDFKDTSEIMHGSDENADKDDQNSGKRQRVV, encoded by the exons ATGGCACCAAACAAAacgaagaagaacaagaagggTCGATACGGCGTCGCGGAGATAAAAACCCTAGGCAATGATCTCCTCTCTTCAGCTTCAAACATCAACaaccttcctcttcttctcaattttgtTAACCCTTCTTCCCCACCACACCATCTCCTTGaatcccttctctctctccacTCCTTCTTCCTCCCTCTCCTCCCCACTCTCCCTTCCTCCTCCTCACGTGCCGCCGACGCAAAAGGATCCGAGCACCAGTCACACTTCATCTACAATGCCTGGCTAAGGTCAAAGTTCGATGAGCTCGTCAAGTCTCTCCTGGAGGTTCTTGTTTCGCCGCGGCAACAGCAGGAGGAGCAGGAGGCTGTCAAGGAGGTCGTGCTTGACACACTAATGGAGTTCGTTAAGGTTGCTAATGGCGGCAGGTTCCATTCTGCTATATACCATAGGTTCCTCCATAGCATT GTCCATTCTGAGAGTTCGGTTGAATTTTTGGTGGATTTACTAACAGCGAAGTATTTCAAGTATATTGATGTGTG ttattttacagtcattagCCTGAAAAAGCTGGCAACAACTTTGGAGGGAAAAGATCAATCAG AGGATAAAAGTGAAAATGCAGATGTTGCAGATGCAAGTCAGTTGAGTTCAAG TACGGAGCGTGTCATCCACAATATCTATTACACAATATCACGTGTCGCTCCTTTTGAAAACTCAGATAATACATCTGATCTTGAAATGTGGAGCAGATCAG AAAATGAACATAAGCAGCCTTGTGGAGATGTGAATGCAGATGATAAGCAGGTGAAGCCTGGAAAGCATGACAATAGT GTACTCTCTGCAGCCAAAATTGCTAAGAAAATGAAGTTAAAATTTACCCAAGCATGGCTTTCATTTCTCAGATTGCCACTTCCACTTGATGTGTACAAGGAG GTTCTTGTTAATCTCCACCAAGTCGTTATTCCACATCTTTCAAATCCTGTCATGTTGTG TGATTTCTTAACAAGATCATATGACATTGGTGGCGTTGTCAGTGTGATGGCTCTTAGCAGCCTGTTTATACTCAT CTTCTGGATTCTTGCCTCAAGTCACCACTTCTTCCAGCTTACCTGGCTGCATCATTTGCTAAGAAAATGAGTAGGTTATTGCTTTCAATTCCTCCCTCAGGAGCATTGGTCATTACAGCTCTTATCCACAATATTTTGCGTAGACATCCATCAATTAATTGTTTGGTGCACCGG GAAGATCAAGTTGATGAAGGAAAAGGGGATAAGGCAACAGATGAAGCAACTGCTGCAAACTCGGACGATGCAAAGGTCAGTGCCAGCCAAAAGTTAGGCATTGACCATTTCAACTACGGAGAACCTAACCCTAAGAAGTCAAATGCTATGA GAAGTTCTCTTTGGGAAGTTGATACTATTCTTCAGCACTACTGTCCTCCTGTTTCACG GTTTGCTTTGTCTCTTGAGAATGATTTGACAGTCAGGGCCAAAACAAGTGAGGTTAACGTTGGTGATTTTAGTTCTGGTTCATATGCAACAATAATTGGAGCAGAG ATGTCGCGGAGGGTAAAGCAGGTTCCTCTTGCATTCTACAAATCAACTCCTTCCACTTTGTTTTCAGACGCCGATTTTGCTGGTTGGACTTTTGATTTCAAAGACACCTCCGAAATAATGCACGGTAGTGATGAGAATGCTGATAAAGATGATCAAAACTCTGGGAAACGGCAACGAGTAGTGTGA
- the LOC107466403 gene encoding uncharacterized protein LOC107466403 isoform X1 — MTSIGYGSRKSHATVTAGVTLTGRRFKAEAMKVFNINGATLSLALYTDVTNSKELLESMQAGTLEREVAFLNALLIPDVVPLLAAAHKTLVAKSRDSLTTRTLHSELIYNYSGSKHISESLKRCGISDNTTYILAARFDATPNEIKAIEKLINGKEIELEELERRANQSRMQKHYKIYAPELGVSSLADAITCRIASRDAL; from the exons ATGACCAG CATCGGGTATGGCAGCCGCAAGAGTCACGCCACCGTCACCGCTGGAGTCACCCTCACTGGAAGGAG ATTCAAAGCAGAGGCTATGAAGGTGTTTAATATAAATGGAGCCACACTTTCTCTTGCACTCTACACCGATGTCACCAATTCCAA GGAGCTCTTGGAAAGTATGCAAGCTGGGACATTGGAGCGAGAAGTTGCATTCCTCAATGCTTTACTT ATTCCAGATGTTGTTCCTCTTCTAGCTGCTGCACACAAGACACTTGTAGCTAAGTCACGGGATTCTTTGACCACACGCACTCTTCACTCAGAGCTTATTTACAATTACTCAGGGTCCAAGCAT ATTAGTGAATCTTTGAAAAGATGTGGTATCTCAGATAACACGACATACATCCTTGCTGCTAGATTTGATGCTACTCCTAATGAG ATAAAAGCCATTGAGAAGCTCATtaatggaaaagagattgaactGGAGGAGCTGGAAAGGAGAGCAAACCAATCCCGGATGCAAAAG cATTACAAGATATATGCTCCCGAACTCGGAGTTTCATCACTTGCAGATGCAATAACTTGCCGAATTGCTTCTCGCGATGCCTTGTGA
- the LOC107466403 gene encoding uncharacterized protein LOC107466403 isoform X3, with protein sequence MKVFNINGATLSLALYTDVTNSKELLESMQAGTLEREVAFLNALLIPDVVPLLAAAHKTLVAKSRDSLTTRTLHSELIYNYSGSKHISESLKRCGISDNTTYILAARFDATPNEIKAIEKLINGKEIELEELERRANQSRMQKHYKIYAPELGVSSLADAITCRIASRDAL encoded by the exons ATGAAGGTGTTTAATATAAATGGAGCCACACTTTCTCTTGCACTCTACACCGATGTCACCAATTCCAA GGAGCTCTTGGAAAGTATGCAAGCTGGGACATTGGAGCGAGAAGTTGCATTCCTCAATGCTTTACTT ATTCCAGATGTTGTTCCTCTTCTAGCTGCTGCACACAAGACACTTGTAGCTAAGTCACGGGATTCTTTGACCACACGCACTCTTCACTCAGAGCTTATTTACAATTACTCAGGGTCCAAGCAT ATTAGTGAATCTTTGAAAAGATGTGGTATCTCAGATAACACGACATACATCCTTGCTGCTAGATTTGATGCTACTCCTAATGAG ATAAAAGCCATTGAGAAGCTCATtaatggaaaagagattgaactGGAGGAGCTGGAAAGGAGAGCAAACCAATCCCGGATGCAAAAG cATTACAAGATATATGCTCCCGAACTCGGAGTTTCATCACTTGCAGATGCAATAACTTGCCGAATTGCTTCTCGCGATGCCTTGTGA
- the LOC107466403 gene encoding uncharacterized protein LOC107466403 isoform X2 produces the protein MTSIGYGSRKSHATVTAGVTLTGRRFKAEAMKVFNINGATLSLALYTDVTNSKELLESMQAGTLEREVAFLNALLIPDVVPLLAAAHKTLVAKSRDSLTTRTLHSELIYNYSGSKHIKAIEKLINGKEIELEELERRANQSRMQKHYKIYAPELGVSSLADAITCRIASRDAL, from the exons ATGACCAG CATCGGGTATGGCAGCCGCAAGAGTCACGCCACCGTCACCGCTGGAGTCACCCTCACTGGAAGGAG ATTCAAAGCAGAGGCTATGAAGGTGTTTAATATAAATGGAGCCACACTTTCTCTTGCACTCTACACCGATGTCACCAATTCCAA GGAGCTCTTGGAAAGTATGCAAGCTGGGACATTGGAGCGAGAAGTTGCATTCCTCAATGCTTTACTT ATTCCAGATGTTGTTCCTCTTCTAGCTGCTGCACACAAGACACTTGTAGCTAAGTCACGGGATTCTTTGACCACACGCACTCTTCACTCAGAGCTTATTTACAATTACTCAGGGTCCAAGCAT ATAAAAGCCATTGAGAAGCTCATtaatggaaaagagattgaactGGAGGAGCTGGAAAGGAGAGCAAACCAATCCCGGATGCAAAAG cATTACAAGATATATGCTCCCGAACTCGGAGTTTCATCACTTGCAGATGCAATAACTTGCCGAATTGCTTCTCGCGATGCCTTGTGA